The Arctopsyche grandis isolate Sample6627 chromosome 12, ASM5162203v2, whole genome shotgun sequence genome includes the window tatctcttatctcttatccgattgttttcatactttgccatattgctcattttggtcatcaatatacgttaatgtatcgtctgccattacgttggagataatatatcgtatacaacgcgtatcTAATATCAACATTTTCGGGTTGGGTgacgtttattttaaattttaactaaGACCAGTATAGGGGGGTTGAAGGTTTTGGACCGCTGGTccgcctatggaaattcagttgaattttgaagaggatctttattactcgattaatacaggtgtatttgtatgtacagcgaagtaggtaaaggattcactggaacgagctaggtcgagttcctgaagctcactggcatctggagacgatgcactggtttataaaggtgttgcttgagcgacgcgtagctgggctggtgagatcacgttctggaagattccgacggggtcgacgtcttcctttgtgttcgatgtttgatgcgtagttgcgtagctccttgggatttcccgtgtactcgtgattgcgtatctggaacgagtcgaatcgcctttatgggtaagctggacgaagtatttcggccacggctaactttcgtgtacgagaagaggacacgatgatgtcatttgtacagattaagttcgatgagggaaattggtgatatcacaagtcgtgctatatctctacaCCAGGCTTCGACTTTTAGTTtagtttgtttgatttttgctTCATTGCGTGGACGATATCTCCCATTGGAGATACCGTCCTTTATATaggatttaattattatttatcaaagGCTGTTTCTTTTTAATCTTTTCATTGATTTCTTCTTTAGCACAACATACGCCAAAATATTTGGGTGGCACGCAAGACGCTTTCTATTACTAGtagtgtcaccctaatggtttccatgggtttccggaaacccgttgttaaaaatcaaaaatttccggaaatccgttatttaatctaaaaattcatataattcttatcaaaaattatacaaatgttgaaaatttaatgaactctcatgtaatagtgccttggacgaaaaaaaatgtatatacatatatattttcataataattttattgaaaaaaaaaattggaaacccgttgttccaaaattggggtgatacCACTGCCTATAACCGATGTTAAGTTTCGTGGATACTTTGGGGTACTATGATACTCGTGTATCTCAGTATTTTTTGTGAACAATGGGGCTCGAGCTTATTCAATAGAtagtttgaaatatttaaaactttcattaaaaattatgtctcctacaaaaatattgcaaattggCTTAATGTTGTCTCTGTTTACCAGGAACAAATGCACCTGccgattgatttttatttgatgAGCAACATGTGGTCCAGTGATAAGACGCAACTAAATGTtgaaactttaaaatgtttgctaatcacGTATAATTTTAGCTACTCTTGTGTAAAATTTTACCAGAGCATTCGAGaaaattagtttatttttttataattgtacgTCTATGATTATCccgtgtttgtttttaataatttaaacatatagaaatatttttttgtaaaaataacattttgagAAAAGTGGTCACCTTAGTGCAAGGGGCCTCGAAAAGTGTTAAATGAGGAAAGAAACGAAGTGGAAATAAAAGAGGAATGTAAAaatggattttatttataaaactgttataaaaatacaaacactTGCATAACCGTTTCAATTACCCGAGGTCCGTACTTTTTCTTGcaagaaatattttgatttttatttatttcgcatTTTATTTAGACCCTAAAAAACAGTGTACAAATTTGGTAATTTTTCACTAGTTAGTTACATCACGTTTTCGGCTCAAAAGCTAATTATTCCGCTTTGCTGCGGTATCGCGTttcgattatattatatgtatgtcaacaGATAtcttaaatgttaaaaaaaatgtattcgcgCGCGTTCCTGATGTTTATACATGTGAGCTTAACTAACTAGTGAACCAGTGAAAAGTTAGCATAACCGTTTCAAGTACCCGAGGTCCATAACTTTTCTGTTTCGATGATatgaaataatccgtttaccaccTTTTCTCACAAGAaatattttgctttttatttaacgGCATTTTATGACGACTCCAACCAAACACTACAAATTCGAACGGAGAACGAGTCttctaaaatacattttttatttattattattttatttttaacagtgaaacagcGCCAGAATCACTCCAAATCTTCACTATggctagcaaaaaaaaaaaaggattaagaataaacaaaagtgaaaaaataaaataagataaaatataataaaataagtccGCTCTAGAgttaagtcgatcgttttctagcAGGTTTAAAAACATGAGATCGATTGCTAGAAAGTAATTGTTTATGTTTACGAGCTAGACAGTTCGATTACAAGTAATTATTTATCTAATACTAGTTAGACATAATTACTTGTGACCGAACTGCCTAACCAGTAACTACGTAAAAAATTGATTTCTACAAATCAATTTCATGTTTTTGAAACTGCTAGCAAATGAAGGACTATACTCTAGAGTCTAGAGCAGACCCCTGTTGATAGAGATCGGAAAGCCGTTATATTTTCGAACATCCACTGAgttaaaaaaactaaatacgGCTACCAACTGAGTTAAAAAAACTAAAACTAGCATCggttttgtgaaaatcgttgGCCAAATACATTTTGTGAATAATTCAAGCGGTCAACGACTGCAGTTTATCCTACGTGGTGTTGCTAGtaaaaaaagccttgtaaaaatattttaggcTGGCAGCACTGCTTTGACAGTTGCTGTGTGCTGTCATTCCGCTGTCAGTCCACGTTGACTCGAGTCGTCGCTATGGATATAACGCCTTTATTTAAGGCGTGTATAAAGACGGTGAGAACTAGAAATAAGGCTTTCGGCGTCCAAAATGACGCTGATAAAAATAGGATATTAAGAAATAAACCAAAATGCACGTTTATAGCGAAAGCGAAAGACATCACTTCGCAAATAACTCGCTTACGTGATTTCCTATTAGAGAATAGGAGCGCCTATCtgcaattttccaattttatcaaTGCCAACAATGAAATGTCTGATATGGAGAGGGATCAAATCGACAATGGTTCACAGAAAATCATCAACTCTTGCTCGCACATCATCCAAGAGTTCAAGAAGGAATCGCGTAAGATACAAGCCAATCCTCAAATGATAGAATTCATGGATAGTGTCCTGAAAATCgtcgaaaattatttaaaagcagTTTGTGCTATTCACACGGAACAAAAAGCCTTACGAGTGAAGAGAGCATTAGACCTGAGGAAGTTGACAAAATTAGAAGTTGAAAAAAAACCCCCACTCGATAGAAGAAACAGTAACGAAATTATAGAAGAACTTTTAGGAAATTCGAACCGATCGAGTGATAATGATGTTAAAGATGGATCAAcaataaacaacaaaaatacACTGGCTATTGCCACCGAAATGGATTCCTCAACATTGTCAGAAGACGATCAATTGTCTGCCGAAGAAATGCAAATATTTGAATCTGAAAATTTGCAATTGTATGGTGAGCTCAATAGCTTGTCTGAAGAGGTGAAGCAAATTGAAAGTAAAGTATTGCACATAGCAGAACTGCAAGAAGTGTTCACTGAAAaggtattatttttgtttatgtcgGATATTCGTTaatagaaatacatatttataatgataaattacatatttatgtaataaaatatatatctttaatttttGTAGGTATTACAACAAGATCAAGATGTAGATAGGATTGCTGGAACTGTAATGGGAGTTAACGAAAATGTCAGGGATGCAAATGAGCAAATAAGACAAGCTATTCAACGAAATGCAGGTCTTCGTGTTTGGGTGCTTTTCTTCCTATTGGTTATGTCattttcattgttgtttttGGATTGGTATAATGACTGAAAggaattaaataatacatatttataattctgattttctttttgtaattatatttttcctCAACCCAAATAAAATCTCATTTTGTAACAATTATttcgtaaaaatataataaatattaaagagaaaatataattatatgagGACTGCTTTGACAGTGGATTTTTAATGAAAgaagaatttataaaaaatatatttattaatttagtatatgtaaaaaaaaagtaaaccagAATAGGAAACATACAGTCAAACATGTATTGCAAAATACATACAAGTTATTTTCagtaattgtacataaatattctaaatataaatcattacaaaaatttattaaCCAGCATGtcaattcattattttaattgaaccaTTTGAAGTCAtataagatataaaaatatagtactGAAGTTATGGGAATTTTAATTGACttcatttcaaaaatgaaaaaatgaacgagtcatatgtatgtgtctgcCTTGtatagaagaaaaataaatgcatAGTAAAATCTACAATATTTTGCAGTGGTCAAATAAAAACATCTTACATagtttttgtacaaatttataCACAGTGTACATACACATGCAATTACGTAATATGTAACTCTTAAAAGTTATAGTtaaactttaatatttttaatatatacagcgTCAacattaactaaaaaaaaaacgggtgTGTCAAACCCATGACTTCATCTATATAAGCAGTAtcataaacaaaattcgcttaattacacatgcacacacacacacacagcagaTGTGAGAATATCCGATCACtattgaatatgtatattaagttttCCAAAAAGGATCTGATCCACGTGAGCATTTTCTCGAGtgtgacatatatacatatgtatatgtataaggcACAAATCTGAATTGAACTGATTTTGATGGGGTTTTCtttggaaaattgaaaattttcacggATAGGCTTTAAAAatccataaatatacatatattttacactaCACACCGTAGAAGAAAatcttttttatgaaaaatctaCTATATACACACTGGGAGCGGGAGAGGGAGGACGTTTTATGTAATGTGTCTGCATTATAACATTGTCAGTTGACGTTACTATCAAGAGATCCAATGCCATACATCAGTAAGTTGTcgatacatgtgtatataaatattttctaaaaagtATAGAAATATAATTACGAATTGATACTGAAAGCATCAGTCAAAATTcgctataaaaaaaatattttatctattgatacttcTTATATAGACTAAGTAAAAATAAGTCACTCACAATTAAGTTTACGTCAAATTAAAAATCGCCGTTTGTATATGACATGTAAAAAGTGATTAAAACCTTACATTTAACGAATGAACAATCAATCTGAATCGTTGTATGTAAAGTTATATTTAACATTGGCGTTGTGATCACATATTCTACCTTCGATTAAACATTGGGTTACCCAAATGGTGGACACGAGCGGGATGTTGTCTTGGACTGCTTTGTTTTGCACTTCATGAGGACAGTCAGACTCCGTCACGATCACCAGTCCACCGTTCAAATTCAAATCCTCTTCATTTATAGTTCTGGTTTCACCGCCGGCTAACGAGCAAACTCTTCCCCAAAATTTAATGAATGTTTCATTATCGCTGCATAAGAGAAGCAAGGAGTCTTTGAACGGCGTCGAACTTATCCTATCACTCGACGATatctgaataaaattaaaatatatttgaaaacagggaacgatttaactgtacattgagaaaaatactttctatcttaaaaaaatgtttgtgcattaaaaaattgcattaaacaatctcgtgttgtgcatcgaataaaatattttggcattataaagcgaccattaaaaaatatgaaacgatcattcgaaaaaatagattttagcattggaatagatacaaaaagtgtcaactgtcaaaagtgtttacgtattacatatgaatatgaatgatgatgtcaggtcgtagagtCGAAGCCAAGGTTGTACGTGTCGAAGCGAAGGTCGTaagccgaagagtaaaaaagaaggaatccagtagagagaagcgttgatCGTCGTCTCGTGTTTTAGTCATTGTAATACACATTTAAGTAGCAAacatccgctttttaagtagcaaatatttttttcaatgatcaaaggaAAGtttttaatgcaatctgtatccgtcatttagaaatgcacacaaattttttgtaatgtacagaattttttttaaatgcacatttattttataaaatggacgtttaaattgttccctttGAAAACTGCATTTCAAATATGGTGATTATAAGAAtgaataaaatcatattaaCGCTACCTGCCAATTCACAAAGCGTTCCTTTTCTATGGACCAACCAGCTGGTAAAGCATTTTCACTCATGTTCACCAATTTATTCTTCAAGCAGCTACGAACTACCCAAAGGTGAGACAGAGCTTGTATGTCAGCCCCGAGACATTGAATATATTTAGCAGTGACGCACGGTCTCGGGGCTATCAGTTTACAAacagtgtacatattttttggtATATCTTCAAAATGACTATACACAGTTCCACCGGCAGATTCCAATTGTTCTTTTAATCTTTCCTTATGAAAAGGTGTTGTCGTAAATAGACAGTCTTCTTTTTCTGTCGATGAGGTGTTTTGTGACTCGCCATCACTACAGCTATAAGAGGAATTGTTaaactgtaaaataaataaaaagttgatAAAACGACAAAGAAAAGTATATGATCAATATTTTTGAAAGTATGCTGGATATGAATTACTTTTCTTTGATTTGGTCTTGGATTAGGAAGATCCGTGCAAGTGAGTAAGAAGTGTAGATCTTTGAAAAGCGTACTGCCTTTAGGCAGAATCGGTCCAAGGCTATTGTTTGTATCATTATCACTTTCGAATTTGTTAACTTTAGAACATCGCTTTCCAGCGTTTTGTTTTGATATACCTTTTATTAATAATGCATCTGctatttataaaaagaaaataaattaataaggtTGATCCAACGATAATCGGTAAAGCTATTGTAGTGATGTTACAGTTCACGGACCTTTGATACCTTCAATTTTACGCGGTGTCTTTTGAACTTCAGGTTGAACTCCGCTTACTTCTTCCAAAGAGGTACTAGCAGCTCGTATTATGAGGTCGCCGCTCTCACTACTTTCGCTTTCCTGACGTTGTTTCGGTTGCACGACAGTGGTCTCTTTAAAAATTCTATGCTTTCTAGGAACACctgaatttaattgattttggaTTATaggtttataaataatttaaaacaattgaatgaataaatgaaaataaaataaccagaAGTCGACGCTTTCGAATTGGAATCTTTCTTGTTTGAACCACACTTATCACGGAATCTTGGAACACGTGGTCCATGAATAATATTGTCCAGATCTAGTTCTCTGTTAACTCGTCTCCGGGGAGTGTTGGGTGTAGAGTGTGGAGATTTAGGGAAACAGTTTTCCTTAATCGATTTAGCTTGATCTTCCGTTACATATATGTCCGACGCCTTAACTGACACTGTAATATCCCTACAAAAGAGTACTTGATTCTCAATTGCACCAATGCtgacaaataatacaaaacaagaTATCATACATACCTATCTGTTGTGCATTTGTAAAGTACATTGCCGTCTTCATTATTTACTAGACTTAAAACGAGACTTGGTTCATATGTTTGATCATCTTCTACGATGGCATAAATTGACTGGCCTAATATTGGCAACTCCTTCGTAGtaccaaatataataaaatcgtcTAGAAGAGTTTTGGTTTGGCCGTCGTCAAAgcgaattatgtatttattgggACTTAATACTTGTTTGACTTTGCCAGAATAGTATTTTTTGTCCCCCCATTTCGCTAAAACGAGGGTCCCTTCGGAACAAaagttattttcaattttggaaACTGGCGAACTAATTTTAGATAAGGTCACAGCCATCGAAGTAGATTCTGCGTGATCGCCTGGGGTCGgcgatttaattatattattgttattgaaatatGAATTCTGATTTTTCTTGCTCGTCAATGGGGTCGACGGTCTTTGACATTTGTTAATATCTGTATTCACCATCTCTGGAGAGTTAATTTCATCATCAATATGAGTCTCTTCTTTTGTAGGGGGTAAATTATCTTTCTTTGATTTCCTCGCAATGGTACgtcgatttttattttgaatttttttcttagaACTCTTTGGAGTCGTGCTCTCAGGATTTTCTTCCGATTCGTGTTTTCCATTACTGATATTCGGTTTTTTATTAAACTCGAAAGGATTACTGATGGAATTTCTGCCACTAGTATGCATGGCCGATTGGGTAGAAGTATCACCTCCATAAAGTTCAAAAAGTTGGGCTATAACTTCATCGACTTTCTGTTTCAGAGCATGAATGCCTTGAACTCTACTTAAATTTTGGCACGAAACATTAGGACCAGGTCTTAATGGAATCGCAAAAGCATCATCATTCGTTCGAGTTGAAGACGTGTTGCTACTGGTAGATAAGAAAGACGTTTGCCGATGTGAAGGGAATTGTAGAAGACCCACGCTGGAAACACTCGATTGTGAATTGGTCTTAGAAACATCAGCCGAGTATCCtccataaatttttttatgaacttTTTGACACTCTCGGCTAATATCAACGCCAATGTCATGGTCAGTTTTTACTATCAACAGTGATAAAAACTCATTGTTATTATCGCAATGAATTTGAACATCAAACGATGGAGGAGTTAAATTGCTCAAATTGTTGACATGCGAACTGTCCGAATGGCCATTGCTAAATGGAGACATTGACGCATTTCCACTTTTGATTATATTGGTATCCAACTTTGATCCAATCGATAGTTTCAATGATTTATTGTATTCTCTGAAGGGTGGCGTACTATCGCTGTCGTTATCGCTTATATGCAAATTTTTTAATGGTTTAAAAATAGCGTTTTCAGTTAATGGTGCATTTTCAGGAGTTGAAGACGAATATCCAATAGAGAGGTagggtttattttttaattgaagatTGTTTGGAATGTCATTTGTCAATGGAGAATCTATATTAATAGACACAGTAGTATCTTGGTCAATGTGATCATCTGTTGAATG containing:
- the Syx18 gene encoding syntaxin 18 isoform X1, translating into MDITPLFKACIKTVRTRNKAFGVQNDADKNRILRNKPKCTFIAKAKDITSQITRLRDFLLENRSAYLQFSNFINANNEMSDMERDQIDNGSQKIINSCSHIIQEFKKESRKIQANPQMIEFMDSVLKIVENYLKAVCAIHTEQKALRVKRALDLRKLTKLEVEKKPPLDRRNSNEIIEELLGNSNRSSDNDVKDGSTINNKNTLAIATEMDSSTLSEDDQLSAEEMQIFESENLQLYGELNSLSEEVKQIESKVLHIAELQEVFTEKVLQQDQDVDRIAGTVMGVNENVRDANEQIRQAIQRNAGLRVWVLFFLLVMSFSLLFLDWYND
- the Syx18 gene encoding syntaxin 18 isoform X2; the protein is MSDMERDQIDNGSQKIINSCSHIIQEFKKESRKIQANPQMIEFMDSVLKIVENYLKAVCAIHTEQKALRVKRALDLRKLTKLEVEKKPPLDRRNSNEIIEELLGNSNRSSDNDVKDGSTINNKNTLAIATEMDSSTLSEDDQLSAEEMQIFESENLQLYGELNSLSEEVKQIESKVLHIAELQEVFTEKVLQQDQDVDRIAGTVMGVNENVRDANEQIRQAIQRNAGLRVWVLFFLLVMSFSLLFLDWYND
- the LOC143919906 gene encoding uncharacterized protein LOC143919906, which encodes MDQTVSRAESHMHTDTDTDVDVDSHDATAADATATDTDVPPPAPAPTSEPVSMCVEVDDPDPKLPPSNDLHSDEVEIITNKPSLIVLESDSSSKTNNGDSIYSVADSSIEKDIHDDSSIFKKRKAEDDNPVPSSKIRLINPIDTLSSTDISSNDINLTKDDDQTMFTCEITPVKTPFVYNTRRNSNRRNSSDCSYENKTMQQSSRLSKRSVSVELNREQDSSKCSANEATEMFSKDFSDTKLNTEFSVNSQKNICTIEEEPVFKSLNDSLSNTNDSQNIVLFINSSQNDCTESNVDENIVEVSNQRLASSDSVDTNSKRHSTDDHIDQDTTVSINIDSPLTNDIPNNLQLKNKPYLSIGYSSSTPENAPLTENAIFKPLKNLHISDNDSDSTPPFREYNKSLKLSIGSKLDTNIIKSGNASMSPFSNGHSDSSHVNNLSNLTPPSFDVQIHCDNNNEFLSLLIVKTDHDIGVDISRECQKVHKKIYGGYSADVSKTNSQSSVSSVGLLQFPSHRQTSFLSTSSNTSSTRTNDDAFAIPLRPGPNVSCQNLSRVQGIHALKQKVDEVIAQLFELYGGDTSTQSAMHTSGRNSISNPFEFNKKPNISNGKHESEENPESTTPKSSKKKIQNKNRRTIARKSKKDNLPPTKEETHIDDEINSPEMVNTDINKCQRPSTPLTSKKNQNSYFNNNNIIKSPTPGDHAESTSMAVTLSKISSPVSKIENNFCSEGTLVLAKWGDKKYYSGKVKQVLSPNKYIIRFDDGQTKTLLDDFIIFGTTKELPILGQSIYAIVEDDQTYEPSLVLSLVNNEDGNVLYKCTTDRDITVSVKASDIYVTEDQAKSIKENCFPKSPHSTPNTPRRRVNRELDLDNIIHGPRVPRFRDKCGSNKKDSNSKASTSGVPRKHRIFKETTVVQPKQRQESESSESGDLIIRAASTSLEEVSGVQPEVQKTPRKIEGIKADALLIKGISKQNAGKRCSKVNKFESDNDTNNSLGPILPKGSTLFKDLHFLLTCTDLPNPRPNQRKFNNSSYSCSDGESQNTSSTEKEDCLFTTTPFHKERLKEQLESAGGTVYSHFEDIPKNMYTVCKLIAPRPCVTAKYIQCLGADIQALSHLWVVRSCLKNKLVNMSENALPAGWSIEKERFVNWQISSSDRISSTPFKDSLLLLCSDNETFIKFWGRVCSLAGGETRTINEEDLNLNGGLVIVTESDCPHEVQNKAVQDNIPLVSTIWVTQCLIEGRICDHNANVKYNFTYNDSD